One stretch of Cryptosporangium aurantiacum DNA includes these proteins:
- a CDS encoding LLM class F420-dependent oxidoreductase, with translation MKLAIHYPNFSYPGGNTTIAPLLAATARAADEGGATTFTLMDHWFQMEAMAPATEPMLEGYTGLGFLAGITRKVRLGLLVTGVTYRHPGLLAKTVATLDVLSGGRAMFGIGAAWYEKEHRALGVPFPPVAERFERLEETLRITRQMFSDDDGPYEGTHYSLAETICQPKPIQQPGPPVMIGGSGEKKTLRLVAQYGDACNLFAPDVETVAHKIDVLSRHCADVGRDPAQIEKTIITSLDPIRDTDGFLRAMEEYAKVGVEQVWLSPKGTDDPSTWTLEVTERVLPRLRDI, from the coding sequence GTGAAACTTGCGATCCACTATCCGAACTTCTCCTACCCGGGTGGGAACACCACGATCGCGCCGCTGCTCGCCGCGACCGCGCGCGCCGCGGACGAGGGTGGAGCGACCACGTTCACGCTGATGGACCACTGGTTCCAGATGGAGGCCATGGCCCCGGCGACCGAGCCGATGCTGGAGGGGTACACCGGGCTGGGCTTCCTCGCCGGGATCACCCGCAAGGTCCGGCTCGGGCTGCTCGTCACCGGCGTCACCTACCGCCACCCGGGCCTGCTCGCGAAGACCGTCGCGACGCTGGACGTCCTCTCCGGCGGCCGGGCGATGTTCGGCATCGGTGCCGCCTGGTACGAGAAGGAGCACCGCGCGCTGGGCGTCCCGTTCCCGCCGGTCGCCGAACGGTTCGAGCGGCTGGAGGAGACGCTGCGGATCACGAGGCAGATGTTCAGCGACGACGACGGTCCGTACGAGGGCACGCACTACTCGCTGGCGGAGACGATCTGTCAGCCCAAGCCCATCCAGCAGCCCGGCCCACCGGTGATGATCGGCGGTTCCGGCGAGAAGAAGACGCTGCGGCTGGTCGCGCAGTACGGCGATGCGTGCAACCTGTTCGCGCCGGACGTCGAGACCGTGGCGCACAAGATCGACGTCCTGAGCCGACACTGCGCGGACGTCGGCCGCGACCCGGCGCAGATCGAGAAGACGATCATCACCAGCCTGGACCCGATCCGCGACACCGACGGGTTCCTCCGCGCGATGGAGGAGTACGCCAAGGTCGGCGTCGAACAGGTCTGGCTCAGCCCGAAGGGCACCGACGACCCGTCGACGTGGACGCTCGAGGTGACCGAGCGCGTCCTGCCCCGCCTACGCGACATCTGA
- a CDS encoding alpha/beta hydrolase family protein, translating into MSEPLPEGGAPGRLVRYGDGPDQVAEYYAAEDPVALVLFLHGGYWRARYDRTHARPLAGALAETGFAVLLAEYRRVGQPGGGWPGTLRDVATAVDVLPGAVAPELPLLLAGHSAGGQLALWAAARHHLPPGAPGALLRGAPGAGDSAVAGVLALAPVADLVAASRLRLGDGATDAFLGGGPADHPDRYAVADPAALPPPGVPVTVLHGASDDVVVPDVAERYAADGRAELVLLPGADHFGVITPGSREWPHVVAALRALVPIVR; encoded by the coding sequence ATGAGCGAACCTCTGCCGGAAGGCGGCGCGCCGGGCCGGCTGGTGCGGTACGGCGACGGCCCCGATCAGGTGGCCGAGTACTACGCCGCCGAGGATCCGGTGGCGCTGGTGCTGTTCCTGCACGGCGGCTACTGGCGGGCGCGCTACGACCGGACCCACGCCCGGCCGCTGGCGGGCGCGCTGGCCGAGACCGGGTTCGCGGTGCTGCTCGCGGAGTATCGCCGGGTGGGGCAGCCCGGCGGGGGATGGCCGGGCACGCTGCGCGATGTCGCGACGGCGGTCGATGTGCTTCCGGGTGCGGTGGCGCCGGAACTGCCGCTGTTGCTCGCCGGGCACTCGGCGGGCGGGCAGCTCGCGTTGTGGGCGGCGGCCAGGCATCACCTGCCCCCGGGCGCGCCCGGCGCTCTGCTCCGGGGCGCGCCCGGCGCGGGTGACAGCGCAGTCGCCGGGGTTCTCGCGTTGGCGCCGGTCGCGGACCTGGTGGCCGCGTCGCGGCTCCGCCTCGGCGACGGCGCGACCGACGCGTTTCTCGGTGGCGGCCCGGCCGACCACCCCGACCGCTACGCGGTCGCCGACCCGGCGGCGCTGCCGCCGCCGGGTGTCCCGGTGACGGTTCTGCACGGCGCGTCCGACGACGTCGTTGTGCCGGACGTCGCCGAGCGGTACGCCGCCGACGGGCGCGCCGAGCTCGTCCTTCTGCCTGGCGCCGACCACTTCGGCGTGATCACCCCGGGGTCGCGGGAGTGGCCGCACGTCGTCGCCGCTCTGCGCGCGCTCGTCCCGATAGTCCGTTAA
- a CDS encoding PAS domain-containing protein has product MPTGVERTLGEDELIVSKTDPKGILTYVNDVFLRMSAYTEDEVLGQPHNMIRHPDMPRCVFKLLWDTIKSGQEIFAYVVNLGGDGAHYWVLAHVTPSFGPAGQIVGYHSNRRSPDRLAMDIIRPLYGELVAEERRHSRPAEAMAASTAMLHERADAAGGYERFVWSLESTKVGGR; this is encoded by the coding sequence GTGCCGACGGGCGTGGAACGGACGCTCGGCGAGGACGAGTTGATCGTCAGCAAGACCGACCCGAAGGGGATCCTGACCTACGTCAACGACGTGTTCCTCCGGATGTCGGCCTACACGGAGGACGAGGTGCTCGGCCAGCCGCACAACATGATCCGGCACCCCGACATGCCGCGCTGCGTCTTCAAACTGCTCTGGGACACGATCAAGTCCGGGCAGGAGATCTTCGCCTACGTGGTCAACCTGGGCGGGGACGGCGCGCACTACTGGGTGCTAGCCCACGTCACGCCGTCCTTCGGCCCCGCGGGCCAGATCGTCGGATACCACTCCAACCGCCGCAGCCCCGACCGGCTGGCGATGGACATCATCCGCCCGCTCTACGGGGAGCTGGTGGCCGAGGAGCGTCGGCACTCCCGCCCCGCCGAGGCGATGGCCGCGTCGACCGCGATGCTGCACGAGCGCGCGGACGCGGCCGGCGGTTACGAGCGGTTCGTCTGGTCGCTGGAGTCGACGAAGGTGGGCGGCCGGTGA
- a CDS encoding TIGR04013 family B12-binding domain/radical SAM domain-containing protein has translation MSVAVVLRYRKAVTYGHHALLGALEAEPPETPFTVAFATSPEATAEAITEGLRSADRVLVLWSFYSPDAAALAVELATIRTLADDERVLHVAGGVHATAEPQQVLDAGWDVAAIGEGETTVIRLVDAVGTGAPLTGVRGLAVRDADGVALRTGPAVTRELDAFGSFSLRYHKFGPIELTRGCIYACKFCQTPFMFSARFRHRSVENVRWHVKAMVDDGMKDVRFTTPTSLSYGTQTDEPNLDAVEELLGTVRAELPPHGRLFFGSFPSEVRPEHVTPEAMRMLRKYVSNDNIIIGAQSGSDRMLAASRRGHGAGPVLDAVRIAVEAGFRPNVDFLFGMPGEEAADAEASLRLAEAVADLGGRVHAHTFMPLPGTPWRDAEPAFVSADTITTFDRLAAKGALYGHWRRQAEHAERLAETAKAYPRRIPRRRAGPVTFET, from the coding sequence GTGAGCGTCGCCGTCGTCCTTCGGTACCGGAAGGCCGTGACCTACGGCCACCATGCGCTGCTCGGCGCGCTGGAGGCCGAACCACCCGAAACGCCGTTCACGGTCGCGTTCGCGACCTCGCCGGAGGCGACCGCGGAGGCGATCACCGAGGGCCTGCGGTCGGCTGACCGCGTGCTCGTCCTCTGGTCCTTCTATTCGCCGGACGCCGCCGCGCTCGCCGTGGAACTCGCGACGATCCGCACGCTGGCCGACGACGAGCGAGTGCTGCACGTCGCGGGCGGTGTGCACGCGACCGCCGAACCGCAGCAGGTACTCGACGCGGGCTGGGACGTCGCGGCGATCGGCGAGGGCGAGACGACCGTGATCCGGCTGGTGGACGCCGTCGGCACCGGCGCTCCGCTGACCGGCGTCCGCGGGCTGGCCGTGCGGGACGCGGACGGTGTCGCGCTGCGGACCGGGCCCGCGGTGACCCGGGAACTGGACGCGTTCGGCTCGTTCTCGCTGCGCTACCACAAGTTCGGCCCGATCGAGCTGACGCGCGGCTGCATCTACGCCTGCAAGTTCTGCCAGACGCCGTTCATGTTCTCGGCCCGGTTCCGGCACCGCAGCGTGGAGAACGTCCGGTGGCACGTGAAGGCCATGGTGGACGACGGGATGAAGGACGTCCGGTTCACCACGCCGACGTCGCTCTCCTACGGCACCCAGACCGACGAGCCGAACCTGGACGCGGTGGAGGAGTTGCTCGGCACGGTGCGGGCGGAGTTGCCACCGCACGGCCGGCTGTTCTTCGGGTCGTTCCCGTCGGAGGTGCGGCCGGAGCACGTGACGCCCGAAGCGATGCGGATGCTCCGGAAGTACGTCTCGAACGACAACATCATCATCGGGGCACAGTCCGGGTCCGACCGGATGCTGGCAGCGTCCCGGCGCGGCCACGGCGCCGGGCCGGTGCTCGACGCCGTCCGGATCGCCGTCGAGGCGGGGTTCCGGCCGAACGTCGACTTCCTGTTCGGGATGCCCGGCGAGGAGGCCGCGGACGCCGAGGCGTCCCTGCGGCTGGCGGAGGCGGTCGCCGACCTGGGCGGGCGGGTGCACGCGCACACGTTCATGCCACTGCCCGGCACGCCGTGGCGGGACGCCGAGCCGGCGTTCGTCTCGGCCGACACGATCACGACGTTCGACCGGCTGGCCGCCAAGGGTGCGCTCTACGGCCACTGGCGACGCCAAGCCGAGCACGCCGAACGCCTCGCCGAAACCGCGAAGGCCTACCCCCGCCGAATCCCGCGCCGGAGGGCGGGGCCGGTTACGTTCGAGACGTGA
- a CDS encoding methyl-accepting chemotaxis protein, whose product MKSRGGADGLSELEVYRAVLRAVAATSEAASNGDFEARVPRLPGEDVHPDVATTRHSINHLLDMTDAFVREAGASLASATEGRFHRRFLERGMHGAFRAGARSINQARDAMQVGARQAEEVAGHRLELAGEFESAVLSVAEHVAAASTELGASAQTLATATRNAVDATDQATGTIQTMSEASAQIAQIVQIITKIAAQTRLLALNATIEAARAGEAGKGFGVVATEVKQLADETSRASERILEQVTDAGSRTDDAVGAIRSVTASVSEMDQMAAGIAEAVEGGGGVGGLSQMAETLSSEVTKFLGVLRQG is encoded by the coding sequence GTGAAGTCGCGTGGGGGCGCCGACGGCCTGTCCGAGCTCGAGGTCTACCGCGCGGTGCTGCGGGCCGTCGCCGCGACCAGCGAGGCCGCCAGCAACGGCGACTTCGAGGCGCGGGTTCCGCGGCTGCCCGGCGAGGACGTACATCCGGACGTCGCCACCACCCGGCACAGCATCAACCACCTGCTCGACATGACCGACGCGTTCGTCCGGGAGGCCGGTGCGTCGCTCGCCTCGGCCACCGAGGGCCGGTTCCACCGGCGGTTCCTGGAGCGGGGGATGCACGGTGCGTTCCGCGCCGGCGCCCGGTCGATCAACCAGGCCCGGGACGCGATGCAGGTCGGCGCCCGGCAGGCCGAGGAGGTGGCCGGCCATCGGCTGGAGCTGGCCGGTGAGTTCGAGAGCGCGGTGCTGTCGGTGGCCGAGCACGTCGCCGCCGCGTCCACCGAGCTCGGCGCGTCGGCACAGACTCTCGCGACCGCGACCCGGAACGCGGTCGACGCCACCGACCAGGCCACCGGCACGATCCAGACGATGAGCGAGGCGTCCGCGCAGATCGCGCAGATCGTCCAGATCATTACGAAGATCGCCGCGCAGACCCGGCTGCTGGCGTTGAACGCCACGATCGAGGCCGCCAGGGCCGGCGAAGCCGGCAAGGGCTTCGGTGTGGTCGCGACCGAGGTCAAACAACTGGCGGACGAGACGTCGCGCGCCAGCGAGCGGATCCTTGAACAGGTCACCGACGCCGGTTCCCGGACGGACGACGCGGTGGGGGCCATCCGCAGCGTCACCGCCTCGGTCTCCGAGATGGACCAGATGGCGGCCGGTATCGCCGAGGCGGTCGAGGGCGGCGGGGGTGTGGGTGGCCTGTCGCAGATGGCCGAGACGCTGAGCAGCGAGGTGACGAAGTTCCTGGGAGTGCTACGTCAGGGTTGA
- a CDS encoding PucR family transcriptional regulator: MTTAPLTATLRRLERASGALATRSVARMDDTLPWFRSLPADQRSWVTLVVQAGIGSLVQWMRSPVMRPKVTGDVFGAAPREMARSVTLQQALAMVKITVEVAEEQAGELAAPGEESELREAILRYSREIAFATAEVYARAAETRGAWDLRLQALLVDALLRGDPADALASRAAALGWTDLSPVAVVIGTAPSPATVTDSDQIVDSLVHTGRRAGLDVLAGVQGQRLVAVLGGADDPVRATQMLLAEFGPGPVVVGHAVPTLSGAPESARAAEAGWRAVAAWPAAPRPVAAADLLPERVLAGDTEARRRLVSDVYKPLDAAGPTLVETLSVYLDSGGALEGTARMLFVHPNTVRYRLRRIGEITGLVPTNPRDAFSLRLALAIGRMHGQS; the protein is encoded by the coding sequence GTGACCACCGCCCCGCTCACCGCCACCCTTCGCCGCCTCGAGCGGGCGTCCGGCGCGCTGGCGACTCGGAGCGTGGCCCGGATGGACGACACGCTCCCCTGGTTCCGCTCGCTCCCGGCTGATCAGCGCTCCTGGGTCACGCTGGTGGTGCAGGCAGGCATCGGCTCGCTCGTGCAGTGGATGCGCAGCCCGGTGATGCGGCCGAAGGTGACCGGCGACGTGTTCGGCGCCGCTCCCCGGGAGATGGCCCGTTCGGTGACGCTGCAGCAGGCCCTGGCGATGGTGAAGATCACCGTCGAGGTGGCCGAGGAACAGGCAGGCGAGCTGGCCGCGCCCGGCGAGGAGTCCGAGCTGCGGGAGGCGATCCTCCGGTACTCGCGGGAGATCGCGTTCGCGACCGCGGAGGTCTACGCCAGGGCCGCCGAGACCCGCGGCGCGTGGGACCTGCGCCTTCAAGCCCTGCTCGTGGACGCCTTGCTCCGCGGTGACCCGGCGGACGCGCTGGCCAGTCGCGCCGCCGCCCTGGGGTGGACCGACCTCTCACCGGTGGCGGTGGTGATCGGCACCGCCCCGAGCCCGGCGACCGTGACCGACTCGGACCAGATCGTCGACAGCCTCGTGCACACCGGCCGCCGCGCCGGGCTCGACGTGCTGGCCGGTGTGCAGGGCCAGCGGCTGGTCGCCGTCCTCGGTGGCGCCGACGATCCGGTCCGCGCGACCCAGATGCTGCTCGCCGAGTTCGGGCCGGGCCCGGTCGTCGTCGGCCACGCGGTGCCGACGCTCTCCGGCGCACCGGAGTCCGCGCGCGCCGCCGAAGCCGGCTGGCGTGCGGTCGCGGCCTGGCCGGCCGCGCCCCGTCCGGTCGCCGCGGCCGACCTGCTGCCCGAGCGTGTCCTGGCCGGCGACACCGAAGCCCGCAGGCGGCTGGTGTCCGACGTCTACAAGCCACTGGACGCCGCGGGCCCGACGCTCGTCGAGACGCTCTCGGTCTACCTCGACAGCGGCGGCGCGCTGGAGGGGACCGCACGGATGTTGTTCGTTCACCCCAATACCGTCCGTTACCGGCTGCGACGGATCGGGGAGATCACCGGCCTGGTGCCGACCAATCCCCGGGACGCGTTCAGTTTGCGACTGGCGCTCGCGATCGGACGGATGCACGGCCAGTCCTGA
- a CDS encoding beta-ketoacyl-ACP synthase III — MSRFSDGPGARIVGLGHYQPARVVTNDDLAADWGVETNDAWIQERVGIKARRFAAEGETTLDMSVAASGKALAAAGIEAADVDLVVVATLTPPTMLPNVASQVAARLGINAPGAFDVNTACSGFSYGLATAQHAITAGASKTALVIGAEKLTDVMDFQDRTTCILFADGAGAAVVTASEQNGIGPVYWGSDGPRGEVLNIDDDGYIRQEGQAVFRWATTALAPLAKQACERAGVDPSELVAFIPHQANVRIIDLIAKRLGATNAVIARDIVESGNTSSASIPLALSKLVERGELPSGGPALLFGFGGGLTYAGQVVTIP, encoded by the coding sequence ATGAGCCGCTTCTCTGACGGGCCCGGCGCTCGCATCGTCGGCCTCGGCCACTACCAGCCGGCCCGGGTCGTCACCAACGACGACCTCGCCGCCGACTGGGGCGTCGAGACCAACGACGCCTGGATCCAGGAGCGGGTCGGGATCAAGGCTCGCCGGTTCGCCGCCGAGGGCGAGACCACTCTGGACATGTCGGTCGCCGCGTCCGGTAAGGCGCTGGCCGCCGCCGGCATCGAGGCCGCCGACGTCGACCTCGTCGTCGTCGCGACGCTGACCCCGCCGACCATGCTGCCGAACGTGGCCAGCCAGGTCGCCGCCCGGCTCGGCATCAACGCCCCGGGCGCGTTCGACGTCAACACCGCCTGCTCCGGCTTCAGCTACGGGCTGGCCACCGCGCAGCACGCGATCACCGCGGGTGCGTCGAAGACCGCGCTGGTGATCGGCGCGGAGAAGCTGACCGACGTGATGGACTTCCAGGACCGCACCACGTGCATCCTGTTCGCCGACGGCGCGGGCGCCGCGGTCGTCACCGCGTCCGAGCAGAACGGCATCGGGCCGGTGTACTGGGGCAGCGACGGCCCGCGCGGCGAAGTGTTGAACATCGACGACGATGGGTACATCCGTCAGGAGGGTCAGGCGGTGTTCCGCTGGGCCACCACCGCCCTCGCACCGCTCGCCAAGCAGGCGTGCGAGCGCGCCGGGGTCGACCCGTCGGAGCTCGTCGCGTTCATCCCGCACCAGGCCAACGTCCGGATCATCGATCTGATCGCGAAGCGCCTCGGCGCTACCAACGCGGTCATCGCCCGGGACATCGTCGAGTCCGGCAACACGTCGTCGGCCTCGATCCCCCTGGCCCTGTCGAAGCTGGTCGAACGGGGTGAGCTGCCATCCGGTGGCCCGGCCCTGCTGTTCGGCTTCGGTGGCGGCCTCACGTACGCCGGCCAGGTAGTCACCATCCCCTGA